The genomic region tatcctttcacaccataattgtatccaattaagatacatttcatagccttgttctctagttgtgtttgcttctcctttggcacatatgcatattccttacaaccaaaaactctaagatgtctcaatgaaggattATGATCTAACCATGCCttcataggtgttttatcaacaagagccgATGCaagagacctgttaatcaggtagcaagcaatgACAACATCTTTAGCTTAAATTTTATGTTCTCGAacaacaccactcaacataatcctaaccttctccatcagtgtcttgtttattctttttgcaactccattttgttgtggagaatacaaagttgtcttttATCTATTAATGCCaaaatctttacataatctatcaaaatcattagagaaaaattcatcacCTTTATCAGTCCtcaaataatttattttctttccagtcaaCAACTCAACTGTTGCATTAGATTCTTTAAATCGAcaaaaaaacttcagatttactctttagaaaatatacccgcATCCTTCTActcaaatcatcaataaataaaatataatatttagatTTTCCAAtgaaaggaacatctacaagaccaaatacATCAAAATGGATAAGGTCCAACACactacaagatttatgagaactcaagtaaaattgaatgcggtttgttttccataaatgcaatgctcacaaaaatcaaaatcgagattacaatcattcaaaccatgccatagctcataaggtgtctttgtatgATTCACTCTTACTTGTACCTTGTTAAGAATATACACAACAGTAAACACAAATTCTTTCCAATACATATTAGGTAGGAGgttagcatctttcaacatagttATAGACATCTCAACAACAATCTTATTATTCTTCTTAATAACCCCATTATATTGAGGATTCTTATGTGCATATAATTGTCTTGTAATACCATGTTCTacacaaaatctatcaaattcattgaaTGTAAATTaccctcctctatcaaaccttaagCACTTGATTTTAGCATATACTTGATTCTCAACTGTAGATCTGAAtatcttaaatctatcaaatgaTTCAAACTTatctcttaagaaagtaacccatgtcattctagaataatcatcaataaacaacataagatacctttcaccatttagtcctTTTGTTGTTGTAGGTTTGCATAGGTCTGTATGAATTGACTTCAAAGGCCTTGTCTAGTAGAATATTCCTTGTTCTCAAATCTATTCTTTGTCTGCTTTCCCATATGACATCCCTTTCAAATTGCATCAACAAGTTTGATAATCTTTGGTAAGTCTCTCATAGCACGAGTTGATGTGATCTTCACTATTTTGTTAAAGTTGACATGTCCCAACCTTTTGtgtcataaccaacattcattgctCCGCGTCAACAAACAACTACTTCATCTATTTTTCTTTACGTAGTAGACATTCTCATTTGGTCTTATGCCTTTTTCAACCAATCTTTTGGAACCTACTTTTCTAATCTCACATTCGaacccatgaaatatgagcttgtaGTATTTACTGCACATCTAactaacacttaaaatattatgtctcaaatttttaacataataaacatcatttttCTTACGCTTACCATCAATAGTTAAGGTTCCTTTACCATAGATAAGTGTTgcctcctcaccaacaaacattactaatccaccatcatacttatcaaagtCTGTGATCTTCTttttgtcacctgtcatatgatttgagaatccataatcaattatccaagctttaggttccacttttgcatACAGTACAATCTTTACAATCATTGAACTTCCATTGTTATTCTCATCATGCGAAGTactgaacctttcactatccttttcTTTTATGGATAAAAATAATGATCCTTCATTCgagtcatcaccatcttcatcttcAAAGGAGTATGTCTCCATTGAACAATAGTTACCTCTCCTATAATTATCTTTTCTCTTGATATCATCATTTGAACTCTTATAGTTGTCCTCCTTGAAAGCACATCTGGAAGCATAATGTTCAATTCTTTCACAATTAAAGGAGTTAAAGGGAAACTTACATTTGTGTTACCTAGATCCTTTCTTTAGTCTTATCACAAAGTTTGCACAACCATTTATACAAGGttattcattgaaaccctcaatTAGGCTGGGCATAGACATGgtatacatgaattacataaagtcgGCCACTCGAACCAAAAATACATAATATGGTcgactctaggagataaaggggacccaaatacatcatgtCAACACATCTTCCTAAGCTAGTTCCAATGAACCAAATACAATAACACTTCCTCAAAAACCAACATCAAACATAACGTGTACAGAAAAATAGTGAAGCACATTAACCTGTTGGCCCAAAAATATCACCCAATACAAAATACTCAATGTAGATCTATACGTGACGTGGTGAGACCCATGTCAACATTATAACTCAACCTCTAATGCATATTCAAACCAATAAATACAATCCAAATAATATACACCACTTGAGTCAGCCATAGACCAACACAATTAACAACATTGAACACAAAATAACATAACTTCACTTGTCGATCGAACCAACTCTATAAATCTAAACTGTAACAAAACATaaaccatatgaacatgtcctcaAAGCCACAACACATGAATCAACATAGTGGAGCAATGCAAAGCATTCTTTGGACCAATCCTTAATAAACAACCTCATTGTTAGTAAATTGCCACAAGCAACTTCATCAACTAAGCAATTGAGAACCTTAAAACATGATGGTGCAACATCCACATAACATAGACATTATATGCAAAACCACAAGCCATCATCACCAAGAATCAGAGGAATGCAAAACATTATTCCATGAAgacatttaaatattattttctgcATATTGTAGCTTCCACTCTAGTAGCCTTTCAAAAATACCTCAGACTTACTTATCACCACCAAACAACATGACAATGTCTGAACACTCATTTTTGGACCATCTACAACATCCACGCAATTGAAcaaaatcaatgacaacaagtttgacatcaatgacaaaatgacaCAAGTTTCCAACACCCTTATCTCGATGTCTCTTTAAAGGTATCCCTAAATCCCAATCCCAACAATTTCCTTATTGGCTTTTCCCCTTATCACATATGTTCTAGCGCAACTTCCATGTCGACTTTGATTACTTGATGTTGTACATCCGACATGTAATATGACTTTTATTTAACCCTCGACTATATGAAATTCATTCCTTTTTTTTTGCAAACCCCACCTACCGTATTAGACGATCCAATGCTCCATTAATGACCTAATTTGGCCCTACaacaataatatttaattagaAAACATCTATAAATAATTATATAGGCAATCTTGCATGTATCTAAAGGAGAAGTTCTATGCTACACCCATATAATATTTATTGTTGCGTAACCCAACAACTAACACACCATCTCCAGGTCACTCCTTCAATGATATTTTCGGGTGATTTCCTCACCATTGCACAAGATTTCACATGATATTAATTTCAAAGGAATGTTGAATGGACAAGGAATGATATATTCATTATTCAAGATATGTGTAGATCTTGGaaatgtgatttgatatgtgaacTTTATGATGAAAATGGCTAGGGCATGGGTGATTTCTAAAAAAGAAAATCCTCATGCCATCTCATTCAAATAGATTTCATAGGTGCCCACTTTATATAAGCAAATTCTTATTCAATTAAGGGTTGGTTTTTGGGTTTTTGCTAGCCACAAGACAAAACAAGTTGGGGTTTCAATATATGATAGTTTATCCACCACTAGTGTTGTTCTTTAAGTTGTGGATAGGTAGCTATTGTAACAAATGTATGTAAACAATTATAAACTTGGTTGGCCATTGCTATTCTAGATTGTTTGTGGAGTAAGAGATGTGATAAACTCTCTTTTTATAAAAAACTATCATCTTGTAAGTTTCTCTCCCCTTAaacatatcacaaaatatattaaatgttcgtatttgcaaaaatataaaaataaaagataataaatcaatatttacatAAAATGACAAATACATCTCAGATGTAGCAGTTCTTAATCTAGGTATTAGCACATGTAAATGAGATAAATAATAGTACAACTTATGCATCTTATGCCCTATAACCAACTTAATAATTACAATGATGTACaataaaaatgatatatattaaatgatatgTGAAATATAGGCAACAAGTCTTTGAATGCCACCAACCCCGATAGTCATCGACAAGCTTGAGAGACGAGAACATGGTTCAaatgcttttccacccaaccacgaAGCTTACACTCCCCCAAAATGTTTTAGACATGAAAGATACCCGACCTTACACAAAATGCCTACCTACCTGGAAACAATAGGTAGGAGAGAACCTTGGTGGAACCTAACATATCTACATGCATTTGGACAAACCACTTAAAATATACTCAGATATATAAATTCTCGACTTACAAGGAAAAATAATTTACTTTCCTTAAAGGAATTGACACTCGTGTACAAACAATCTCTATGCTTAAATGAATTTGTTTCTTTCTCTTTTCATGCACATGATAATCACCATGAATCTACATGCATTCATTCATACTCATGAAATCATGCATCTTTACATGTTTACATATTATCTTTCAATGTGAAATTGAATTCTATGTGATTCATTGTGCATGATAATCTTTGATATGAATGATCATGCATTTTCTATTATAATGAATATGAAATCTATAAGAGGAGGAAGCAAGCTAGGTCGAATTAAATTATATCACCAAAAGTATGCTTTATTTAAATCAAGAAGAAACATGTCAAATACTTTACGTTCGACACCCATGTCGAGTAGACCTCGTTCTTGTTAGAACTATTCATCCCTAAATCACAGGGAGGACTTATTTAATAGCTTGAGAAATATAAGCTTTCCAATAGAGATATTGTTACTATTTGCTTCTAACCATAATCATGCTTTTTGTAACAAGTAATAAAGTTATTTAGATCGTAGAATGATAGAAACAAGTAATCACCCTATAAAAAGAATATGTATGTATAGGTATACATGTATATGGGaaaaatttatatgtatatgtatacctaTTTATATATATGAATGAACTATTACTTCAAAAGAAGAACTATTTTTTAATGCTGTCCATGCTCaaaacaaattttgtttgataTACTAAACCGATTTCACAAACAGTAAGCAAATATGGTCtcataaataaatttgattatatAAACAATCCAATTTCATAAACATTTTGGTTTCTTAATGCAATCGTAAAAAGATCTAAGAAAGGGATTTGAAAAGATATTTCATGACATTCAACCATCTATTGTATATTtaaacatatgtacatatatgtgtatgtacatgtgtgtacaTACCCATATATACATAAAGACATATTCATACTTGTTGGTTTTTAATCAAAAATTAAAACATAGATACTACGATTCTATATTTTCATGATAAAGAAAGTGAACACCAGTTGTATATCTCTATATTTTCCTAAATAAAGAATTGATTTTTAAGTATATATGtgatatacatacatgtacatataaatTATGAGACTATACATATGCTATAGATCGAGCCAAATAGGCAATGATATACAAATCTATTTAATGACTCACATGGAAGTGGATCtaaaatcataaattaaataaCTTTAAATTTCTATATGATATCTTTCCACAATCAAACAAATTAATATATATACACTACTAAAACAAAGATGAATTATTGGTAAAATAGAGATGGTACTTGTTGGAAATTTCCCAAGAGTTCATTGTAAACAGAGGCATCCAAATaatgatgaaatttactcaatTCTTTGTGTTTTTCTTTGCCCACAAGTCGCATTTTATCCTCCAATGAGTTGTGTTTCTCTTTTCTCAAAAATAGTATTgttatttgttgaacacaccccaaGACTGAGATGGGGAGTgaatcaatcttgaacaaaacttaAAACTTTGTAGCACAATTCAAATTCCAAAACCTTAATCTTATTAGCAACAaagaaagataaatcaatgaacACCATGCACAAAAGAACAACGaatctacgtggaaaacccaagaagggaaaaaccatgatgagagctatctcacaatatatgaacaagaaTTACATTTTTTTTAAGGCTCACTACCTAAGGAAGCTCATTGCTCTTAGAATAGACTTGCTACTAAGGACCATTTCCTTAGGTCAAGATACAAGATATAATGACTTATTAAAGAGACTCACTATCTCAGAGCAAGATACATGAATATTTGGATTAAAATGAATAGGATTTCAACATTGCTGCATCTTGTAATCTCCTTAAAATGTAGCTACCTTGACACACTACCTCAAGCAACCATTTGACAATTCAACTCCACAACTTCCACCACACACATCTTATGTCTCAATTTCACATCTTTCACAATCTACACCAATCATCACACTtgcaaatgatttgatcttctatatatgcaATACATCATTCCATGTAGCCCCAAATATCAACCAAGTCGATGCACATCCTCTAAAGTCAGAAACAAGATAATGTGTAGTTGAAACATGAAGCACATAACTAGTCGGCCCAAAAATACAACTTTCAAATGAAATAACACAATGTGGATCACCACAAGACATAACATGGCCCAAAGACAACTCATCACATCCTTCAATGTTGGCGCATACCCTCAAATGCACAACGCAAGCAAGATAATAAGCCCTACCGACCAAACATCCACAAATTACCTAAAAAACCAACTCTAGACACAATGTGACACAAAAAATATAAAACATTGTCATGTAGACCATGTAAGGACATTCCTTGAATATCCAACAACACTTCTAAATTATTCTCTCACACTATTATGCTAAAACAAGTTGATGCAACCAAACTATACAAAGTTCTTCATACCTGGATGCCCATACAACATAGTCATGAGATTAAACATTGACAAATACATTTACGAAGCACTTCATCACCTGAAATGTGAAGTGAGGCACTACACAAATGttataaacatgtcctccaagtcATAGCAACAAAAACATCAATGTAGAGCATTTTTTGAACCAATCCTAAGAAGTTGTGAAAATGCCAACACACTGCCTTTACTAGAAACAACGATCGCAACACTCTGGACCTGAAAATATAGGAGTGCAACATCCACATAACATACAAATTAAATCCTAAACCACAAGACCATATCTGCAAATGCGGAGGAATGCAGAGCATTCTCCCAACCAATCTTCAGCACACCTTCTTGCATTCATACACTTCATCAAACTGCAACGATTATAATATCCTTATAGCAACATTTGCTTACTTGGGAGAAATAAGAGAGATACTACAACAACTTGTAGTATACACAATATCAACACTATCAACATCCACTTCATCATCATGCTTCTATTCCTCATCtcaatgcttctaatcctcatcttaatatgatatcatcatgataCCATCTCTGCTATCCAATCATGAACTTCAACACCATCACTGAtcttcaatatcatcatcatgaGCACCATTACAACATATTGAGTGTAGACAtcaaacaccaagaaggtggacatccacaacaaagaacatcttcaaccaTCATCCATCCAcaacaaagaacatcttcaaccaTCATCCACCCACACTCTACATCAATGACATAAACACTCAACAATAAGACCCCAATAGAGTCTGAACCTTGGTGACAAGAACAACACCTCATTTAAAATCACACTATACTAATACCGATACATCAAATAAAAACATTTTGTTATATTGAAATAAAATGGGGTTTTCCACCTTAGACCGAGAAGGTAGAAAAGACCTAAGAAGCATGGTAAGATAGAAAAGACCTAAAGAAACTTGAGAAAAAAGGGTATCTATTTTTTGCAACATTGAAGAAAAAACACTCTTTTATGAAATGCGATGTTAGAAACAAAAAGATTAACTAGACTAGACTATAATACCttcataaataaaatataagaataCTTATAATCTCTTTGAATAAAAAAAAACagattgaaatataaaaaaaacataacaatatTTATCATCTCTTTGATTAAGATAAAAGATTGAAATATAAAAAATGGCAAATGACCAAACTGAGTGTTTCATAGACTGAATCTAATCTCATAGATGTTAATATTCAATCTATGAGCCAATTCCATAACTTCACCCAATTTTTTGAACGGAAAAGAACTGCAACGAAAAAGCCGTTCAGTTATTTGCTGGTGCACACGCTCGTGTCTGCCTGTTCCCGCCATTCCTCCTTCAAGCCCATTAAGGAAGACGCTCAAATGGAGGTGCATCACCGGAAGCAAACTGCCATATGATTTCTCTTGCTAGATTATATTTGAAAGCGTTGAGGACAGGGCGGGAGGTTGAGCTCAGTACTGTGGTGTATTGCGAGAATGAAAGGGGAAGGTAGTGTCCAAGTTGAGCGCATGGCCGCAGGGAAGTATGTTGATGGCGTGCGGTGGCTCCCTTCCGTCGCCGCAATGGAGCGGAATGTGGTAGTGGCGGGTTCCTCCTCGGGCGACTGCTTTTCGTCTTGCTGTATTGAGTTGCATTCTCTGAGTCCCACGGCGCCGTCCCTCAATCTTGTGGCCTCCTGTGCCGTCCCCGTAAGGATATCCACCCTCAAGGTGGCGCCTTCCATTATTGCGGCTTCCTCTAGCTCGGGGCACCTCTTGTTTCTCACGCCAAACCCCCTGCTCACCGTTTCCAGTTCGCACTTGGGCGGCGGCATCAGCGCCATGGACTTGGAGGCTTCCACCCCTACCTTCCAGTGCGTTGCCGTGGGAGAAGACGGCAGAGTTAATGTGGTGAGCTTGGTGGAGGGGCAGGCGGAGGCGCATTGCAGGCAGATTTTTGATAATCGGGGTTTGATGTCGTACACGGCTGCCTGCTGGGCTTCTCCCACTGAGTTTGTTACGGCGGGTTTGGGGTTGGGATTGCCACTTCACTGGTGGGACCTCAGAACCCCCTCCGCCACTGCTCCTGCGGTCTCCCTCAACTGGTATGCTTTGCTCTCATCTCCTCGATTCTCTTTCAGTTAATTATTAAACAT from Cryptomeria japonica chromosome 3, Sugi_1.0, whole genome shotgun sequence harbors:
- the LOC131076510 gene encoding nuclear pore complex protein NUP43, producing the protein MKGEGSVQVERMAAGKYVDGVRWLPSVAAMERNVVVAGSSSGDCFSSCCIELHSLSPTAPSLNLVASCAVPVRISTLKVAPSIIAASSSSGHLLFLTPNPLLTVSSSHLGGGISAMDLEASTPTFQCVAVGEDGRVNVVSLVEGQAEAHCRQIFDNRGLMSYTAACWASPTEFVTAGLGLGLPLHWWDLRTPSATAPAVSLNWAGNKTARVIHSIDVHPSRKHLCVVGGSSGLVFAWDLRWQQEPIPLVDTGSSSRKISELLSESEVWEVKFDHYTQSTSFGAASSKIPPVMMCSEDGILAVFESGEAPLEVLAEPCAINTFDIDPENSSDVICGLEWETILFLRRS